The Novosphingobium humi DNA window GATCCGCGATGGCGGCGGAGAGCCGGTGTTTTGCGGCTATGTGCCCACGCCCGCGCTGGCGCTTTATGCCTTTGGGCAGGCGATCCCCTGCCTGATGGTGACGGGCAGCCATATTCCCGACGACCGCAACGGCATCAAATTCTATCGCCCCGCCGGCGAGGTTTTGAAGTCGGACGAGGCGGGCATGAAACGTCAGGTGGTGACGCTGGGCGAAGGCGTGTTTGACGATGCGGGCATGCTGGCCGCGCCCGCGCCCGCGCCCTTGCCCGAAATCACCGATGCCGTTGCGGCCTATGTTGGGCGCTATGTCGATGCCTTTGGCGCCGATGCGCTGGCCGGGCGCAAGATCGGCGTCTATCAGCATTCGGCGGTGGGGCGCGACATCGTGCTTTCCATTGTCAACGCGCTGGGCGCCGAGGGTGTGCCGATTGGCCGCGCCACCAAATTCATCCCCGTCGATACCGAGGCGATCCGCCCCGAGGACGTGGTGCTGGCGCGCGAATGGGCGGCGGAATATGGTTTTGACGCGATCATTTCCACCGACGGCGACAGCGACCGGCCCCTGCTGGCCGACCATACCGGCGAATGGCTGCGCGGCGATGTGCTGGGCGTGCTTTGCGCGCGGGCGCTGGGCGCGGGCACGGTGGTGACGCCGGTGTCGAGCAACACGGTGCTGGAGCTGTCGGGCGCCTTTGCCCATTGCGCACGCACGCGGATCGGCTCGCCCTTTGTGATCGACGCGATGAATGCAGCTCTGGCCGCCGGGCAGGACAAGGTTTGCGGCTATGAGGCCAATGGCGGCTTCCTGCTGGCCAGTAATTTCGATCTTGGCGGGCGGAGCATTTCCGCGCTGCCGACGCGCGATGCGGTGTTGCCGGTGGTGGCGGTGATTGCGGCGGCGCGGGGGCAGCGGGTGGCCGATCTGCTGGGCGAATTGCCGCCCCGCGTGACCTATTCCGACCGCATCCAGAACTTTGCCACCGAGCGCAGCGAGGCGATCTTTGCCGCGTTGCTGGAAGGTGGTGCGCAGGAGCAGATGGCGCGCCTGACAGGCTATTTCGGTGGCATTGCCGGGGCGATCACGCGCGTCGATCTGACCGATGGCATCCGCATGTTCTGCGCCGATGGTTCGGTTCTGCATCTGCGGCGGTCGGGCAATGCGCCGGAATTGCGCTGCTACAGCGAGGCGGATGATGTGACCAAGGCGGCCTCGATCAATGCGGCGGCGTTGAAGGTGGTGTTGGAGGAATTGGCTTAAGGGGTTTATGCCTCCGGCGGGCAAAGGGCGGGGGCCCTTTGCAATCCCGATAATGTCTGCGTTGCACTTCGTATCAGCCTTGGCTGAATGTCGCAGCGCCAGCGATTTTAAGCCTGCGGCGCCCATCAGCGCAATCCGCGCCGCAGGCTTAAAAACACAATCCCAACGCGACGATTCTAGCGCTACCCCATTAATGGGATTGCAAAGGGACGAGTCCCTTTGCCCGCCGGAGGCAAACTCCAAACGGCAAACCCCTCACTTAACCTGCTGCTTCTCCAGCTTTCGCGCCAAAGTCCGCCGATGCATGCCCAATCGCCGCGCGGCTTCGGAGATGTTGAAATTGCATTCAGCCAGCGTGGTGTGGATATATTCCCACTCGACCGTTTTGATGCTGGTCTTGCGACCTTCGACGGGAACGGCGGCGTTGCCTTCGCGCTTGGAAAAGGCTTCCTCAATGTCGTCGGTGTTGGCCGGTTTGGCGAGGTAATGCGACGCGCCCAGCTTGATGGCCTCGACGGCGGTGGCGATGCTGGCAAAACCGGTGAGGACGACGATCGTCGTCTCGGGGTCTTTTTCGTGCAGCATCTGCACGCAGGTCAGCCCGGAGGCGGTGCCCAGTTTCAGATCCACCACCGCATATTGAAACCGCGTGCTGCTCATCAGCAGGCCCAGTTCATCGGGGCTGGTGGCCAGCAGCACCTCATAGCCGCGCCGCTCGAAGGATCGGCGCAGGGTGCGGCCAAAGGCGGGATCATCCTCAACAATGACGAGATGGGGCAGAGGGTTGTTCATGATGTTCCTTTGCCCGCAAAAGCCAGCGCCGACAATGGGATCGAGAGGATGACAAGCGCGCCGCCCTCTTCGGTGTTGCTGACCTCGATCCGCCCGCCAAGCTGACGCAGCACGTTGACCACGAGGAACAGGCCCAGCCCCCCGCCATCGCGTCCCTTGGTCGAGCGATAGGGGCGGCCGACCTGATCGAGCATATCGGGGGCGAAACCGGGACCGAAATCGCGCACGGCGATTTGCCAGATGTCGCCGTCACGCGCGGTGGCTATGGCGATGCCTTCGGGCGAAACCTCCAGCGCATTGTCCACCACATTGCCGATCACTTGCCGCAGCGCCGGGTCGGCGATGATCGGCACATCCTCACCCAGCCGGTCGTCCAGCGTGATGGGGGCGGGGCTGCGCGCGCGCCAGTCCTCGACGATTTCGCTTAAGAAACCGCGCGCGGTGGTGACGCTGGGGTTCTCGCCGCGCACCTCGCCCGCCGCCATCAGGATGCCCGACAGGATGGTTTTGCAGCGTTTCAATTCCGCCTGCATATCGGCCACATCGGCGGCAAGGTCAGGGTCGCCCGCAATGGTCTTTTCCCGCGCCCAATCGCCCAGGATCACCGACATCGAGGCCATCGGCGTACCCAGTTCATGCGCGGCCCCGCTGGCCAGCAGGCCCAATCGGATGATATGATTCTCCTCGGCCGCCTGTTGGCGCAGGGCGGCAAGGGCGGCGCTGCTGGCGCGTTGATTGCGGTCCATACGGACGACGAAATAGACCAGCAGCGCCGCGATCAGCACAAAGCAGGCGAGGCTGCCCAGCAGATAGAGCCGGAAATGCTCGCCCACATAGGCCGGGGGCAGATCGAGCGGGCGATAATCAAACGTCAGAAACGCCACATCGCAGCACGCCACCAGCGCGACGATCCAGCTCCACCGCGCGGGCAGCAGGATCGCGCCCAGCATGATCTGGACCAGAAACAGGAAGATGAAGGGGTTGGTCGCGCCGCCGGTGAAATAGAGCTGCCAGCTCAGCGCCTCGACATCGAGCATCAGCGCGCCCAGCAGTTCCAGATAGGAATAGCCAGCGCGCTGGCGCCCATAGGCCCATGTGCCGATGTTCATCAGCGCCAGGAGCGCGGGCACCGCCACCAGTTCGGCCATGGGCAGCCGCACGCCCAGCACGCGCCACGCCACCCAGATCGTGATCAATTGCCCCAGCACCGCGATCCAGCGCAGCTGAACCAGCAGGCCCATGTTGCCATAGGAGGCGGGGGCAATATCGTAATCGGCCATAGGAGTGGGTTGGGTCGCCATGGCCGCGCTTTATCAGGCCGGGCGCCGCCAGACCAGCCAGATGGCAAACAGGCTGAGCAGCGCCATGGCGAACCATGTCAGCGCATATTGCAGATGGCTGTTGGGGAATTGCACCACGGTCAGGCCGGGGATGGGGAGACCGGGGATTTCCGGCCCTTGGGCATCGATGAACCAGGCCGCTTGCCCCTTCACCCCCCGCGTGGCGGACATGGCGGCAATGTCGCGCGCATACCAGCGGTCCTGCGTCGGCACATTGGCCTGAAGGAAGCGCCCCTTGGGCTCGGTTTTGCGCAGCAGGCCGGTGATCGCCACTTCGCCCATGGGCGTGCGCGCGGCCTCGGCCAGCGCGGTACTGCCCAGCGGCACATAGCCGCGATTGATCCACACCGCGCGCCCGTCGCCCATGCGCAGCGGCGCCATCACCCAATAGCCCGCGCCCCGCTCGGTCAGCGCCGAGACCAGCGTGGTGGCCTGCGGTTCAAACCGGCCCAGCGCCCAGACGCGGCGATATTCCAGATCGGCCAGATCGCGCTTGCTTGGCGCCATCGGCAGCAGCCGCGCCTCGACCGGATTGGCGGTCGAAACCTCGTTCACATGCGCGATCAACGCGCGTTTCCATGCCAGCCTTTGCACCTGCCATACGCCCAGCGCCGAAAACAGCGCCGCACAAAGCAGCAGGGCGGCCACCGGAAGAATCCGGCGCCGCCCCTTTTGCTGGCCATAAAGGCCGGACTTCATCAGCCCATGCCGTCCATCTTGACCGGCATCATGTTGGCATTGAGGTGGAACATCACCCACAGCGTGCCCGACAGGATGATCGCCACCAGAAGGATGGTGAACAGTGCGGCCATCAGGTTCCAGCCGCCCTCGATCTTGCCGTTCATGTGCAGGAAGTAGATCATGTGAACCACAACCTGAACCGCGGCAAAGGCGGTGATGACGATGGCGGTCGTCGACTTGTCGGCGATCGCGCCGCTCATCACCAGCCAGAAGGGGATGGCGGTCAGGATCACGGAAAGGACAAAGCCGATCACGTAATCCTTGGTGGTGGCGTGGAACGCAGGCTCGTGGCCATGCCCGTGTGCGTGGTCAGCCATTAGCGCAGCACTCCCATCAGATAGACAAAGGTGAACACGCCGATCCAGACCACGTCAAGGAAGTGCCAGAACAGCGAGAGGCAGGACAGGCGGCGCTTGTTGGCCTCGGTCAGGCCATGCTTGCCCACCTGGAACAGCAGCGTGACCAGCCAGATCGAACCGAAGGTCACGTGCAGACCGTGGGTGCCGACCAGCGTGAAGAAGGCCGACAGGAACGCGCTGCGCTGCGGCCCGGCGCCTTCCTCGATCAGGTGATGGAATTCGTAAAGTTCGATCGAGAGGAAGCCCAGACCAAAGCACAGGGTCAGGATCAGCCAGCCGATCAGGCCCTTCTTGCTGCCGTTCTGCATTGCGATCATGGCAAAGCCATAGGTGATCGACGAGAAGAGCAGCAGCGAGGTGTTGAGCGCCACCAGCGGAAGGTCGAACAGATCCTTGGGCGCCGGACCTCCGGCATAATTGCCGCCCAGCACCGCAAAGGTGGCAAACAGCATGCCGAAGATGAGGCAGTCGCTCATCAGGTAGATCCAGAAGCCCAGCGTGGTGCTGTAGCCGTCCGGGTGGGCGTGTTCGTGCAGATCGTAATACTGCTCGGTGAGGTTGGTGCTCGCCATTACGCGGCTCCCTTTTCCAGCGCGGCCAGTTGGGCCGTGCGCGCAGCTTCAACCTCGGCGACATGGTCGGCCTTGATATAGAAGGTGCGGTTATAGTTGAAGGTGTGGAAGATCGCGGTGCCCACGATACCCACCAGCATCACGATGGCCAGCCACCAGACCTGCCAGATCAGCGCGAAACCGCAGACCGTCGACAGACCCGCCAGCACGATACCGGCCCAGGTGCCCTGAGGCATGTAGATGTCCTGGAAACCGCTGACCGGGCGGGCAACGCCCTTGGCCTTCATGTCGGCCCAGGCGTCGATGTCGTGGATCTTGGGCGTAAAGGCAAAGTTATATTCCGGCGGAGGCGAAGAGGTCGCCCATTCCAGGGTACGGCCGCCCCACGGATCGCCGCTTTCGTCCTTGTATTCTTCACGCTTCCAGATCGACACGGCGAACTGGATCAGCATCGCGCCGATACCGGCCGCGATCAGGAAGGCGCCGGCGAGCGCGATCCAGTAATAGACGCGCAGCGGCTCGAAGCTGGCGTCGAACACGCGCATACGACGCGTCACGCCCATGAAGCCGAGGATGTAGAGCGGGGTGAAGGCGATCCAGAAGCCCGGAACCCAGCACCAGAACGAAACCTTGCCCCAGAACTGGTTCAGCTTGAAGCCGAAAGCCTTGGGCCACCAGTAGTTGATCGCGGCAAACACGCCCCAGACCACGCCGCCGATGATGACGTTATGGAAGTGGGCGATCAGGAACACCGAGTTGTGCAGCACAAAGTCGGCGGCGGGCACAGCCATCATTACGCCGGTCATGCCGCCGATGGTGAAGGTGAGCATGAAGGCGACCGTCCACATCATCGGCAGTTCAAACCGGATGCGGCCGCGGAACATGGTGAAGAGCCAGTTGAACAGCTTGGCCCCGGTGGGGATCGAGATCACCATGGTGGTGATGCCGAAGAACGAGTTCACGGACGCGCCCGAACCCATGGTGAAGAAGTGGTGCAGCCAGACCGAATAGGACAGGATGCCGATGACACAGGTGGCGTAAACCATCGAGGTATAGCCGAACAGGCGCTTGGAACAGAAGGTCGAGACGATTTCCGAGAACACGCCGAACACCGGCAGCACCAGAATGTAAACCTCCGGGTGGCCCCAGATCCAGATCAGGTTGACATAGAGCATCGGCGAGCCGCCGAAGTCATTGGTGAAGAAGTTGGTGTGGAACACGCGGTCCAGACCCAGCAGGGCCAGAACGACGGTCAGCACGGGGAACACGGCAACGATCAGGATGTTGGTGACCAGAGCGGTCCAGGTGAAGACGGGCATCTTCATCATGGTCATGCCGGGCGCGCGCAGCTTGATGATCGTGGCGATCAGGTTGACGCCCGAAAGCGTGGTGCCGACACCGGCCACCTGAAGCGACCAGATGTAGTAATCCACGCCGACATCGGGACTGTACGCCAATCCAGAGAGCGGAGGATAGGCCAGCCAGCCGGTGCGCGCGAATTCGCCCACAAACAGCGAGAGCATGACCAGCACCGCGCCGCCCGCCGTCATCCAGAACGAGAAGTTGTTCAGGAAGGGGAAGGACACGTCGCGCGCGCCGATCTGGAGCGGCACGACATAGTTCATCAGACCCGTGACGAAAGGCATCGCCACAAAGAAGATCATGATGACGCCGTGGGCGGTGAACACCTGATCGAAGTGGTGGCTGTTCAAATAGCCGTCAGAGCCGCCGAAGCCCAGCGCCTGCTGGCTGCGGATCATGATCGCGTCGGCAAAACCGCGCAGGAACATCACAAGCCCCAGCACCATATACATGATGCCGATCTTCTTGTGATCGACGCTGGTGAACCACTGCTTCCACAGATAGCCCCAGAGGCGGAAATAGGTGAGCGCACCCACCAGCGCGATGCCGCCGAGTGAAACGGCCGCAAAGGTGGCGAGCACGATCGGCTCGGTCGGGATCGCGTCCGGGCCAAGGCGGCCCAGCAGCGGTGTCCAATGGGAATGGGTCGGGATCATGGGATCTCGCTATCAGCTAAGAGGGGTGCGCGCAGGGGCGGCCAGCGACAGCTTGGCAGCGGCGGCAGGAACGGGGGTCTTCACGCCATCGGGAACGCAGATCGCGCGCACGAAAGCCTTGGTGCGGGCATCGGCCTGCTCGGCGGCGCGACCGGGGATGACCGGGATGGTCGTTTCGCGGCCATTCTTGTCATAGGTCAGCGCGGCGACATTATAGATGCCTGCCTTGCCGGCGCCGCCGCGTGCGTCGAGCGCCATCATGTCGCGCACGCACATCTTGCCCGGACGGACGCAGAGGTTGACGATCTTGTCGAACAGCCCGTCGGCCACGGTGGTGAAGTGACGGACCGGTTCCTTCTCGCTGGGCTGTTCCAGCTGAAGATAGGCCACGGTGTCGAGCGCGCCGGCGCTGTCCTTGTCGGGATTGGAGCCGTCGCCGCCCTTGGCAACCTTGGCGACCCACTGGTCAAAATCGGCGTCGGTCATGCCGTGCATCTTGAAGCGCATGTGCGAGAAGCCCGCGCCCGAATAATTGGCCGAGAAGCCGTCAAACGTGCCCGTCTTGTTCAAAACGGCGTTCAGCTCGCTCGTCATCGCGGGCATGGCATAGATCTGCCCCGCCAGCGCCGGGATATAGAAGGAGTTCATCACCGAGGAGGCCGAGATGCTGAAATGCACCGGGCGGTCCACCGGCAGGGCCAGTTCGTTGACCGTGGCGATTTTCTGCTCAGGATAAATAAACAGCCACTTCCAGTCGAGCGCGACGACCTGGACTTCGAGCGGCTTCGCATTCGCAGCAAGAGGCTTGCCCTCGGCAATGCGCGAGACCGGACGGAACGGGTCGAGCGTGTGGGTGGTCACCCAGGTCAGCGAACCGAGCGCGATGATGATCATCAGCGGCGCGGCCCAGATCACCAGTTCGAGCTGGGTCGAATGGTGCCATTCGGGTTCATAGCGCGCACCGGCCTTTTCGCGATATTTCCATGCGAAATAAACGGTCAACGCCATCACCGGAACGATGATGATCAGCATCAGCAGCGTGGCCGTGACCACCAGGCTGGCTTCCTGTTTGGCGATGTCGCCCGCGGGGTTCAGCACCACCGGGCTACAGGCGGAGAGCGAGGCGAGGCTGACAAGGCTGCCGAGCCGGCTCGCGTGACGAAGGAGGGTGGGTTGCGTGCTCATGACGCCCGCGCGTAGGAGGCTCATGCTGCAACCGCGATAGGACATATTGTCCCATCAATTTGATTGCCATCATGGATCTTTTGATGCAGTCTCATTTCAGGCCCGCCAAAAGGCCCTGAAATCTGCGGTTTTCCGCGCGTTTTGGAACCTTGTGGACTGGTCATAATTAAAGAGAAAAGCCGGGTTGTTCCCATGGGAAAACACCGGCCCGATTTTGGG harbors:
- a CDS encoding phosphomannomutase, yielding MTSTAALAPLTVDMLMQKSGVQFGTSGARGEVVAMTDLVCYGYTQGFLSYLREIGEYAGGRVALAGDLRPSTPRILAACAQAIRDGGGEPVFCGYVPTPALALYAFGQAIPCLMVTGSHIPDDRNGIKFYRPAGEVLKSDEAGMKRQVVTLGEGVFDDAGMLAAPAPAPLPEITDAVAAYVGRYVDAFGADALAGRKIGVYQHSAVGRDIVLSIVNALGAEGVPIGRATKFIPVDTEAIRPEDVVLAREWAAEYGFDAIISTDGDSDRPLLADHTGEWLRGDVLGVLCARALGAGTVVTPVSSNTVLELSGAFAHCARTRIGSPFVIDAMNAALAAGQDKVCGYEANGGFLLASNFDLGGRSISALPTRDAVLPVVAVIAAARGQRVADLLGELPPRVTYSDRIQNFATERSEAIFAALLEGGAQEQMARLTGYFGGIAGAITRVDLTDGIRMFCADGSVLHLRRSGNAPELRCYSEADDVTKAASINAAALKVVLEELA
- the cyoB gene encoding cytochrome o ubiquinol oxidase subunit I; the protein is MIPTHSHWTPLLGRLGPDAIPTEPIVLATFAAVSLGGIALVGALTYFRLWGYLWKQWFTSVDHKKIGIMYMVLGLVMFLRGFADAIMIRSQQALGFGGSDGYLNSHHFDQVFTAHGVIMIFFVAMPFVTGLMNYVVPLQIGARDVSFPFLNNFSFWMTAGGAVLVMLSLFVGEFARTGWLAYPPLSGLAYSPDVGVDYYIWSLQVAGVGTTLSGVNLIATIIKLRAPGMTMMKMPVFTWTALVTNILIVAVFPVLTVVLALLGLDRVFHTNFFTNDFGGSPMLYVNLIWIWGHPEVYILVLPVFGVFSEIVSTFCSKRLFGYTSMVYATCVIGILSYSVWLHHFFTMGSGASVNSFFGITTMVISIPTGAKLFNWLFTMFRGRIRFELPMMWTVAFMLTFTIGGMTGVMMAVPAADFVLHNSVFLIAHFHNVIIGGVVWGVFAAINYWWPKAFGFKLNQFWGKVSFWCWVPGFWIAFTPLYILGFMGVTRRMRVFDASFEPLRVYYWIALAGAFLIAAGIGAMLIQFAVSIWKREEYKDESGDPWGGRTLEWATSSPPPEYNFAFTPKIHDIDAWADMKAKGVARPVSGFQDIYMPQGTWAGIVLAGLSTVCGFALIWQVWWLAIVMLVGIVGTAIFHTFNYNRTFYIKADHVAEVEAARTAQLAALEKGAA
- a CDS encoding SURF1 family protein; translated protein: MKSGLYGQQKGRRRILPVAALLLCAALFSALGVWQVQRLAWKRALIAHVNEVSTANPVEARLLPMAPSKRDLADLEYRRVWALGRFEPQATTLVSALTERGAGYWVMAPLRMGDGRAVWINRGYVPLGSTALAEAARTPMGEVAITGLLRKTEPKGRFLQANVPTQDRWYARDIAAMSATRGVKGQAAWFIDAQGPEIPGLPIPGLTVVQFPNSHLQYALTWFAMALLSLFAIWLVWRRPA
- a CDS encoding ATP-binding protein, encoding MATQPTPMADYDIAPASYGNMGLLVQLRWIAVLGQLITIWVAWRVLGVRLPMAELVAVPALLALMNIGTWAYGRQRAGYSYLELLGALMLDVEALSWQLYFTGGATNPFIFLFLVQIMLGAILLPARWSWIVALVACCDVAFLTFDYRPLDLPPAYVGEHFRLYLLGSLACFVLIAALLVYFVVRMDRNQRASSAALAALRQQAAEENHIIRLGLLASGAAHELGTPMASMSVILGDWAREKTIAGDPDLAADVADMQAELKRCKTILSGILMAAGEVRGENPSVTTARGFLSEIVEDWRARSPAPITLDDRLGEDVPIIADPALRQVIGNVVDNALEVSPEGIAIATARDGDIWQIAVRDFGPGFAPDMLDQVGRPYRSTKGRDGGGLGLFLVVNVLRQLGGRIEVSNTEEGGALVILSIPLSALAFAGKGTS
- the cyoD gene encoding cytochrome o ubiquinol oxidase subunit IV, which encodes MADHAHGHGHEPAFHATTKDYVIGFVLSVILTAIPFWLVMSGAIADKSTTAIVITAFAAVQVVVHMIYFLHMNGKIEGGWNLMAALFTILLVAIILSGTLWVMFHLNANMMPVKMDGMG
- the cyoC gene encoding cytochrome o ubiquinol oxidase subunit III, with amino-acid sequence MASTNLTEQYYDLHEHAHPDGYSTTLGFWIYLMSDCLIFGMLFATFAVLGGNYAGGPAPKDLFDLPLVALNTSLLLFSSITYGFAMIAMQNGSKKGLIGWLILTLCFGLGFLSIELYEFHHLIEEGAGPQRSAFLSAFFTLVGTHGLHVTFGSIWLVTLLFQVGKHGLTEANKRRLSCLSLFWHFLDVVWIGVFTFVYLMGVLR
- a CDS encoding response regulator transcription factor → MNNPLPHLVIVEDDPAFGRTLRRSFERRGYEVLLATSPDELGLLMSSTRFQYAVVDLKLGTASGLTCVQMLHEKDPETTIVVLTGFASIATAVEAIKLGASHYLAKPANTDDIEEAFSKREGNAAVPVEGRKTSIKTVEWEYIHTTLAECNFNISEAARRLGMHRRTLARKLEKQQVK
- the cyoA gene encoding ubiquinol oxidase subunit II, with the protein product MSTQPTLLRHASRLGSLVSLASLSACSPVVLNPAGDIAKQEASLVVTATLLMLIIIVPVMALTVYFAWKYREKAGARYEPEWHHSTQLELVIWAAPLMIIIALGSLTWVTTHTLDPFRPVSRIAEGKPLAANAKPLEVQVVALDWKWLFIYPEQKIATVNELALPVDRPVHFSISASSVMNSFYIPALAGQIYAMPAMTSELNAVLNKTGTFDGFSANYSGAGFSHMRFKMHGMTDADFDQWVAKVAKGGDGSNPDKDSAGALDTVAYLQLEQPSEKEPVRHFTTVADGLFDKIVNLCVRPGKMCVRDMMALDARGGAGKAGIYNVAALTYDKNGRETTIPVIPGRAAEQADARTKAFVRAICVPDGVKTPVPAAAAKLSLAAPARTPLS